Within Fusarium keratoplasticum isolate Fu6.1 chromosome 8, whole genome shotgun sequence, the genomic segment TGGGAGCGCTAGATGGGCGAAAGCCTGATGTTGAGACCGAGGTCTAATGTTTCTTTTGTACAAGGGTGTAATTGGATTGGGTACATGGGGAGGCAAACGGATtggatgagattgatgatTATGATATTCCTGTAACAATACTGCTCGGTAGGCTTCTTGCAGAATGATTCACAACCTTTGAAGGTATTTCGAGTGCGCACGTGATCCGACTGTTGGAGATCAGATTGGAGACAAGCAAAAGAGATAATGTCTTCGCATGCATGACTTTCACTTGGCGTTTCGATCGTGATGTGAGAGCTCAGGTAATTGCAAGGTGTTTGCTGTTTGAAGTTGATTTCGTTTGATGCCTCCCATCAGGAGGGATGCTTCAGAGCACGTGAGCTGAGTCGCATCACCAATCATCGCCTTCTCTCCATCAACTTTCAAGAGCCGGACATTGATCATTCAACATCCTTAATATCCAACTCACATCAATAATTATTTCTCGGGAATGCCTTAACGATCATTCTCTCCGTCAAGAATTCATCTCCTAGTATATATCTCACCGGCATACGACGCGTCTCACTGAAACACGACGCGCTGTTGAGCGTGTCAAACCCGCAGCATGGACATTAGCAGCCTCGACCAGAGCGCGGGGAGCCAAAGGAAGTTATTCAACATACCAGGGCACCTTTCACGAGCAGATTCGGATATGGGCAGCATCGAATCAGAAGACCCCCTGGCCAGGGATGCACCAACGAGAAGTCACACCCAAAGCCCGGTTAAGCAGGTTGCGAACCCACCACAAAACTCGTTGACACCAGGCCGTCAAACAAAGATCGCCGTCGTATTGACCAGATCGCCGGGACACTGGGACTCGTTTAATGAGGTCAACGTTACGGATGAGGACCTCGACGGTCCCGTCATCTCGGACTTGACACCACGGGGAGAGCCCAGAACATTGTTCAAACCAGTCAGCACCCTCGTCGTGCCGAGTCCGAGTGGACCATCAACGGCAGTTTCCAGCGACACAGCCTCAACCACTCCCGCTCGCGGTCGGGGAAGACCAAAGGGTTCGGTCAAGAAGCGTGACGGACAGCTCACAGCCGCAGCCTCCCGTCAGGCCCGGCAAATCAAGACCCGGCCTCATCTCAACGGTTTCCCGAAGCGAAGAGGACGGCCACCCAAGAACCCTTCGCCGCCACCGAGGGACATTTACCGTCGGGTTGACGTGCCGTTTATCGCCTTCCTGTGTGAGTGGGATGACTGCAAGGCGGAGCTGCACAACCTTGAAACGCTGCGGCGGCACGTCTACATCGTTCACGGTGACTCAGTTCAGTGTCTATGGGGGTCTTGTGGACGTCGAGAAGAACCTTATGAgtttgacgatgacgagagcTTCAACAAGCATGTTGAAGAGGCGCACCTGGTACCGCTTTCATGGCACGTCGGCGATGGCCCAAACAACAAAGGCTGCCGGAAAGCCGCCGAGAACGAGATACCAGACTATCTAAAGGATGAGAATGGGAACCAGGTGACGCCGTCAATACGAGATCAGCAAGAAGAGGACATTATGACCTGGAGGAAGAATCGACGCAAGCTAAAGGAGCTGCTGATTCGCATGAACGAGAACCTCCCAGACGAGCCCGATGCGGATAttatcgacgacgatgctgcatgatgatggctttcAGGGTAATATCGTCGCGCACAAGCGTTTTTGATGCACGTGGAAATTTATCGACCAAGGTTACTTTTGAAACCGCCCGTCTTTTTCTTGCTCAAAGTTACGGGACCTTGCAGACACCACCCTGCTCTTTGAAGTTGTGCTTGACCATCAAGATCGACCATTCACACGAGATAATGAACACGGAGCCTTGGATCCGGTGGCTGTTCCCCCGGTTTGCGTGAGGCTGAAGAGACTCGGCTTAATAGGATACCCGGCAGTCCCGAGATTGATATCTTCATGAAGCCTTGTTTGGTGTTGAAACGGTCCAGGAACTCCCGGGGGCTGTGTTCCAAGCTCAGCCCTGCGGAAGCCAAAAAGTCAAGCCTTGGATCAATTACAGAAACATGATTTCACCCAACCGCAACTAGTCCAATCCTTCCCTGGCTAGTGCATCTCAACCCCGGCATATCACTGGTTTAGAGGCGTCTTCAACTCCGATTACCCGAGATGGAGGGGCGGGAGCTTACACGCTACATCGGAACAGTCACTCTCCGGTACTTGAGGGTAACAATCAATCAATTACAATATTATTAGAATAGCACCAAACAAGATGTAATTTTCCCAATAGATCGTCAGATTGGCCGGTCGGGCCGTCTAGTAGTAACCCTTGCCAGAGATGGGCTCCTGCACCTGGATGAGACCAGGGGCGGCCAGAGTGTGAGCAGGGATATCATCGACACTCTGGAAGTTGTTGGCGGTGGTCAGCGCGGCATGGGTGAAGCCGCCAGCGACGAGCTCGTTGAAGGGGAActtggcctggagcttgatggtgttgccGACCCAGCGCACGttctcggccttgacgcTCTTGGGCACCTGCAGGCCCGTCTGGTAGGTGATGTACAGACCgccagtcttggccttgtaGGCGATgaccttctcggcagccttggagacctTGAGGGTCGCCTCGAAGGAGAGAGTCtggtccttggccttgatcttggcgatggcgccgCCGTTGACCAGCAGAGGAGGGAAGATGGGGAGCTTGATTTGCTTGATATCCTCGGGGCACGAGCCAGGAACAACAAAGCCCTGAAGAGCAGACCAAGCAAAAGCAGCAGGAACCGTGGTCAGGAAAGGCGACTCGGAGGGGATCTGGTCGAGGTAGAGACGGTAGAAACCATTCTGCTCACCCTCCTGACCGATGACGGCCGAGATGAGACGGACCACCTCGGGAAGACCCTCCTTGCTGAAGATGACGTTGGCGTCCTGCAagacgccgaggacgacggcgGTGAAAGTCTCGGCGAGGGAGATGGCGTCCTTGAGGTTGGAGGTGGGGAACTTGTACTTGCAGGGCGAGGGCGCAAACTTGTTGGCTGACTTGAGAGTTGCGAGGGCTCCGATGGCGTGCTGCTCCTCTTGCTgcgatggtgttggtgagTGAAGACGATGTAAGAGGGTGGAAAACTTACAGCTAGAACAGTCTTGATGACGTTCTCAGCCTCATAACGCTTATCCTTGGGAACCTCAAAGCCCTTGACACTGTTGGTGATGTTATACAGCAAAGAGTTAAAGAAGGCGGTCTCAAAGAGCTCGTTAAAGGCGATAAGCTGAAAGGCGATGGTAGATCCAGGACCTAACTGA encodes:
- a CDS encoding C2H2-type domain-containing protein encodes the protein MDISSLDQSAGSQRKLFNIPGHLSRADSDMGSIESEDPLARDAPTRSHTQSPVKQVANPPQNSLTPGRQTKIAVVLTRSPGHWDSFNEVNVTDEDLDGPVISDLTPRGEPRTLFKPVSTLVVPSPSGPSTAVSSDTASTTPARGRGRPKGSVKKRDGQLTAAASRQARQIKTRPHLNGFPKRRGRPPKNPSPPPRDIYRRVDVPFIAFLCEWDDCKAELHNLETLRRHVYIVHGDSVQCLWGSCGRREEPYEFDDDESFNKHVEEAHLVPLSWHVGDGPNNKGCRKAAENEIPDYLKDENGNQVTPSIRDQQEEDIMTWRKNRRKLKELLIRMNENLPDEPDADIIDDDAA